Below is a window of Leifsonia sp. NPDC080035 DNA.
GTGCTCCTGGCCGGCGGCATCGCCATGGTCTTCCCGTTCCTCTGGATGCTGCTGACCTCCTTCAAGCCGCTCCCCCAGCTGCTGAACGACCCGCTGAGCTTCTGGCCGAAGCCGTTCACCCTGCAGAACTACGTGGATGCCTGGAACGACGTGCCCTTCGGCACCGCGTACTGGAACACCATCTACATCGCCGTCCTCGTCGTGGTCGGCACGCTGATCACCGCCGCGATGGCCGGCTACGCGTTCGCACGCATCCCGTTCCGAGGCTCCCGGGTGTTGTTCGTGGTGTTCCTGGCCACGCAGATGATCCCGATGCAGGTGACACTGATCCCCTTCTACTTCCTGATGGCGAAGCTCGGCTGGGTGGACTCGCACCTGGCGCTGATCGTCCCGGCCGCGCTCGCGAACCCGTTCGCGGTGTTCCTCATGCGCCAGTTCGTGCTGTCGCTGCCGAAGGAGCTGGAGGAGGCTGCGATCGTCGACGGCGCCGGCCGCTGGCGGATCTTCTGGAGCATCATCCTGCCGAACCTGCGCCCCGGACTCGGCGCCCTCGCGATCATCGTCGCACTGAGCACCTGGAACAATTTCCTGCTGCCGCTGGTGATCCTGAACTCGCAGGAGCTGTTCACCGTGCCGCTGCTGCTGCAGAGCTTCCGGGGCCAGTTCGGCTCGGTCAACTACGGGCTGATCATGGCGGCGTCCGCCATCGCGACCATCCCGATGCTGATCGCGTTCGTGATCGGGCAGCGCCGGATCATCGGCAGCATGGCAGCCTCCGGGCTGGGCGGCCGGTGACCCCCGCGGAGCGGGCGGCGCGGTACCTCGACCTCGAGAACGCGCCGTTCACGCTGCCCGGCTCGCGCATCCTCGTGCTGCGCGTCGATGGCGGCCTGACCGTTCGGCTCGCGGAGTACGAGCGCCGGCTGGACGACAGCGTGCTGGTGCGCACCCTCCGGGTGCGCGGCGCGGACGGCCGGGTCGCGCCGGTCTCGGACGTGCGGCCCGACCGCATCGCGTTCGGCGCCGCCGGCGTCACCCTGACCTTCGATGGCCCGGACGCGCTCAGCCTCGGCGGCGACGGCCGCTGGAGCGTCGAGCTCGACCTCCCAGGCCTCGCTCCCGGCCACGTCTGGCGTCCCGGCCTGCCCTCGGCGCCGACGGCGGGATGGTCTGCGACCGGCGCGGACGACGTCGTCGTGACCGGCGACACGGTCCGGCTCTCGTTCGGCGGCGGGTCGCTCCGGCTCGGGATCGGCGCCGCCGCTGCCGACACTCCCGCGGACCATCCCGCTTCCCTCGCCCGCACTCGGGCCGTCTGGGACGACTGGTTCGCCCGCACGCCCGCGGTGCGCGACGACCTCGCCGACATGACCGCCTTCTGCTGGTGGGTGCTCGGCGCGAACATCGTCGAGCTGCCCGGCCGTGGCGCCCGCGCCGTCGTACCGTCCAAGATCGGCTACGTCGGCGTCTGGCAGTGGGACGCGTACTTCATCGCGTCGGGGCTGCGGCACGGCGACCCGGAACTCGCCAAGCAGCAGCTGGAGCTGGCCTTCGCGTTCCCGACGGCCGACGGCCAGCTGCCCGACGTCGTGCACGACGACGGGGTGCTCGCCTCCAGCGACGACCTGCCGCCGGGCGACCGCGAGAACCTGCGCCGCGCGGGCTCGGCGATCGCGGACCCGACCGCGCCCATCCCGCTCACCAAGCCGCCGCTCGCCGCGTGGGCGCTGCGCCGGCTGGAGGGCTTCGTCGACGACCCGGCCTGGTTCGACACCGCCTGGGCGACCGTCGCGCGCAGCCAGGAGTGGTGGTTCGTACACTCCGATCTCGACGGCGACGGGATGCCCGAGTACGGGCACCCGTACTCGTCCGGCCTCGACGACAGCCCGGTCTTCGACGCCGAGCTACCGGTGTCCTCGCCCGACCTCGCCGCGTACCTGATCCTGCAGGACGACCTGCTCGCCTCCCGCGCCCGCACGACGGGCGACGTCGAAGCCGCCGAGCGCCACACCGCGCGCGCGGCGCGGACCCTTGAACTGCTCGAGGGGATGTGGGACGAGACCGCCGGGTTCTTCCGCTCCTCCGGCGCCGGCACGCCCGTCGGCTCGGAGGCTGCGGTCTCCCTGCTGCCCCTGCTCACCGGTCGGCTGCCCGGCCGCTACGTCGCGGGCATCCTCGCCGCGCTCGACGACCCCGATCGCTTCGCGACCGCCTGGACCGTGCCGACGGTGGCGCGGCGCGACCCCGACTTCTCCGAGGAGCGGATGTGGCGCGGCCCCGTGTGGGTCAACGTCAACGCCCTCCTCGCCGAGGGGCTCGCCGTGTCCGGCCATGCCGACCGCGCCCGCGAACTGGCCGAGCAGACGCTCCGCCTGGTCATCCACGGCGGCGGCCCGCACGAGTACTTCACCCCCAGCACCGGCCGCAAGGCCCGCACCGCGACCACTGCGTTCGGGTGGTCCGCTGCGTTGTTCGTGGACCTGGCGGTGCAGCTCTCGTCCTGATCCACCCCTATCGAACCGTTCCATCGACGAAGGAGTCACATGAAACGCCTGCGCATCATCGCGCCCTTGACCGCTGCCGTCCTGGCCCTCACCGGCTGCGCCATGGCCGGCAACGCCGGGAGCGGACCCGCCACGCTCGACCCGTCCGCCAAGCCGGAGGGCTCGATCACCGTCTGGTCGTGGGACGCCGCCGCGACGTCGCTCAAGCGGCTCGCCGCCGAGTACCAGTCCGCACATCCCGGAACGACGGTGAAGGTCGTGGACGTCGGTTACGACAATGCCTACGACAAGCTGTCCGTCGGCCTCCAGGCCGGCACCGGCCTGCCGGACGTCGTGACGATGGAGACGGACCACACCCCCGGTTACCTCAGCCAGTTCCCGAAGGGCTTCGTCGACCTGACACCGATCGTGGGGTCGAAGAAGGCTGACTTCGACCCATCCAAGTGGGCTGCGTCCACCGACAAGACCGGTGCGATCCGTGCTGTGCCGTGGGACTCGGGCACGGTCGGGCTGTTCTACCGCTCCGACTACCTCCAGAAGGCCGGCGTCGACCCGGCGAGCCTCGGGACCTGGGACGAGCTCGTCTCCGCGGGCGAGCGCATCAAGACCGCGACCGGGCACACGCTCATCACGGCCGACGTCGCCACCGGCGGACTGTTCCAGATGCTGCTGCAGCAGCAGGGTCAGGGCCTCTTCGATGCGAAGGGGGACATCACGGTCGCGACTCCTCAGGCCGTCGCAGCGCTGCGCCTGGAGAAGGAGCTGAACGACAAGGGGCTGCTGAAGAACGTGAAGGGCTGGGACGCGCGCGTCACGAGCGCGAAGAACGGCGACTCCGCGGTCACGCCAGAGGCGGTGTGGTGGATCGCCACCCTCACCGGCGAGGCCGCCGAACTGAGCGGGAAGTACGGCGTCATCGAGCTGCCGGCCTTCGCCGATGGCGGTGCCCGCACCTCCAACAACGGCGGCTCCGGCCTCGCCGTGCCCGCGCAGTCGAAGAACCCGCAGCTGGCGGCGTCGTTCGTGGCGTTCGCCCTCGCCGACAGCGGCAACCAGGTGTCGATGATGGAGAAGGACGGCCTGTTCCCGTCCTACCTGCCAGCATTGAAGGATCCGTTCTTCAGTACGCCGGACCCGTACTTCGGCGGTCAGAAGGTCTACACGCTGTTCGCCGAGCAGACCGCGAAGATCCCGGCGATCACTTACACGGCGGACAACGCCAAAGCGAGCGACATCGTCGGCGCTGCCGTCTCCGCATCGGTGCTCGGCGGCAAGGACCCGGAGGCGGCGCTTCAGGATGCGGCCAAGCAGATCGCCACGGCCACCGGCCGCTCGATCGCGGGCTGAGATGGTCGCCGTCGACACCGCAGCACGGCGTCGCACGGCGCCGGCCGGACGGCCCCGGTCGCTGGAGCGCAGGCTTCAGCGACCGGGCCTCTGGTTCGCGCTGCCCGCCGCCGCGCTGTTCGCGATCTTCTTCGCCTATCCCCTGGTCGTCTCGCTCTGGCAGAGCTTCTTCAGCACCCGGGCCGGCGAGCTGCACTGGGTGGGCCTCGACCAGTACGCCCGGCTCTTCCAGGACCCGCTGGTCGCCACCAGCCTCGGCAACGCGTTCCTCATCCTCGTGGTGCAGGTGCCGCTGATGATCGGCATCGCCCTGGTGCTCGCGTACACGCTCAACCAGACGTGGCTGCGGTTCCGTTCCGGCTTCCGGCTGCTGTACTTCCTGCCCGCGGTGACCACGCTGGTCGCGTACTCCGTGGTCTTCCGGGTGCTGCTCACCACCGACGGCGGCGCGGTCAACCAGCTGCTCGGGCTGGTCGGGATCGCGCCCGTCGACTGGCTGGACAGCGAGGTCTGGGCACGCGTCGCGCTCATCGCGTCGATCACCTGGCGCTGGACCGGCTACAACATGGTCATCCTGCTCGCCGGGCTGCAGAGCATCCCCGCCGAGCAGTACGAGGCGGCACGGATCGACGGCGCCGGCCGCTGGGCGACCTTCGCGCACGTCGTCGTGCCCCAGCTGCGCCCGGCGATCGTGTTCACGACCGTCACCTCGACGATCGGCGCGCTGCAGCTCTTCGACGAGAACGTCATCCTCACCGGCGGCGGCCCCAACAACGCCACCCTGACGCCGGTGCTCTACCTCTACAAGGTCGGCTTCCAGCAGTTCGATCCCGGCTACGCGTCGGCGATCGCGTGGCTGCTGGTGCTCATCACGGGCATCGTCTCGATCATCCAGTTCCGCCTGCTCCGGGAGAAGAAGTGATCCGCGCCCTCCGCCACACCCCCGCCTACGTACTGCTCGCAGCCGGTGCGCTGCTCAGCGTCGTGCCGTTCCTCTGGATGCTCACCGCATCCACGCACACCACCTCCGAGCTGTTCGCACGCCCGCTGCCGATCCTGCCCGGCGGGGAGCTGTGGGCGAACCTGACGCGGCTGCAGGAGCAGACCGGCTTCGGCCAGGTGATGCTGAACAGCCTGCTCATCGCGGTGATCTACACGGTGTTCAGCTCCGCGGTGAGTGTGCTCGCCGGCTACGGCCTCGCGAAGTTCCGGTTCCGCGGCCGCGGGATCCTGCTTGTCGTTGTGCTCGGCACGATGATGATCCCGATGCAGGTGCTGCTCGTCCCGCTGTTCCAGATGATGGCGAGCCTCGGCTGGATCGACACCTACCAGGCGGTCATCCTGCCGTTCCTCGCGAATGCGTTCGGCATCTTCCTGATGCGCCAGGCGTTCCTCGACTTCCCGGACACGATCGTGGAGGCGGCACGGATCGACGGCGCGGGCGAGCTGCGCACCTTCTACCGGGTCGTGCTTCCGGTCGCGCGCCCGCAGATCGCGGCGCTTGTCATCTACACGTTCGTGAGCCAGTGGAACGCGTTCATCTGGCCGTTGCTGATGCTGAACACCGAGGACAAGTACACGATCCCGGTCGCCCTCAACACGATGATCGGGCTCTCCCGCGTCGACTACTCGGGCCTGATGCTCGGCTCGCTGCTCGCGACCCTGCCGCTCCTTGTGCTGTTCCTGGTGTTCCAGAAGCAGTTCGTGTCGGGGCTGCTCGGCGGCGCGGTGAAGGGGTGATGGCTGGAGGCGACGCGGCGTCGTCGCGTCAGGCCAGACGCTCCCACTTGATCCCGGCGTCGGCGAGCAGGCGGCGCATCCCGTTGGTCCAGTTCTCGGAGAGGGCCGCCTTGGCGGCCGGTACGTCGCCCTCCGCGAGGTGCTGCGCGATCGCGGCGTGCTCCTCGGCCGAGCGCTCGACGAGCACGTCCTCTCCGACGAGCAGGGACTCGTAGCGGTGGATGGCGCTGCGCACCTGGGCGATCTGCTCCAGCAGCTTCTGGTTGGGGCACGCGCTCAGCATGAGGTTGTGCCACTCGTCGTCCTTGCGGTTCACGACGGCGTGCTGGGCGAGGTCGTCGGAGAAGGCGGCGGCCAGCTCGGACAGCCGGCGGCCCAGCTCGGCGAGCTCGTCGGCCGGCGACAGGTCGAGCGCCAGGCCCTCCAGCGTGACGATGATCGGGCAGAGCTCCTCGAACTCGCGCGCGCTGAGCGGCACGAAGCGGAAGCCCTTGCCGTTCTCGCTTTCGATCTGGCCCTCGCTCTCGAGGGCGATCAGCGCCTCGCGGAGCGGGGTGCGGGAGACGCCGAGCTCGGCGGCGAGGGCGACCTCGTTGATGCTCTCGCCCGGGCGGACCTCGCCGGCGCGCATCCGCGCGAGGAGTTCCTCGCGCACCTGGGAACGCAGATTCTTGCGCTCGATCGCCATGTGGACCCTCCCGGCCGGACTCGTGGTCGTCAGCTTAGGGCTTGACCCGTCGCTGCGTTCGCTCTAGCGTTGCTGTATACAGAATACAGTCGACACTGATCGACGCACAAGCACCAGCACTCGCAGATCCCCGAGGAGACCGATGACGATCCCCGCGCCCCGGAGCATCCGGCTCGACGCGCTCGCCTACGGCGGCGACTACAACCCCGACCAGTGGTCGGAGGACGTCTGGGCTGAGGACGTGCGCCTCATGGTCGAGGCCGGCGTGAACATCGTCACGCTGCCGGTCTTCTCCTGGCCGCTGCTGGAGCCGGAGCCCGGCCGCTGGGACTTCGCGGGGCTCGACCGCATCATCGACCTACTCTGGGCGAACGGCATCGCGGTCGACCTTGCCACCGCGACGGCGACGCCGCCCGCGTGGCTGGTGCGCGAGCATCCCGAGGTCCTGCCGTGGAACGCCGACGGCGTCCGCCTCGAGTTCGGCTCGCGGCAGTCGTACTGCCCGAGCTCGCCGATCTACCGGCGGGCGGCGCTGCGGCTCACCCGCGCGCTCGCCGAGCGCTACGGCGAGCATCCCGCGCTGGCACTGTGGCACGTCTCGAACGAGTACGGAGACCACGTCGCCCGCTGCTGGTGCCCCGAGTCGGCTCGCCACTTCCGGCGCTGGCTCGAGGCGCGTTACGGCGACATCGCCGGCCTCAACGCCGCGTGGGGAACCAGCTGCTGGGGCCAGAACTACCTGAGCTTCGACCAGATCGAGCCGCCCCGCACCGCCACCGGCCCGATCAACCCCGCGCAGGTCGTCGACTTCGAGCGGTTCTCCTCCGACGCGCTCCTGGAGCTCTTCCGGGCGGAGGTGGATGTGCTCAGGGAGGTCACTCCGGAGATCGCCGTGACCACGAACTTCATGAGCCTGTTCCGCGAGCTCGACTACTGGGACTTCGCCGACGCGGAGGACCTCGTCACCGACGACGCCTATCCCGACCCCGCCGACCCCATCGCTCACGTCGGCGCCGCCCTCAACTACGGCCTGATGCGCAGTCTCAAGGACGGCCGCCCATGGCTGCTGCTCGAGCAGGCGCCGAGCGCGGTCAGCTGGCGCGACGTGAACGTGCCGAAGGCGCCCGGGCAGATGCGGCTCGGCAGCCTGCAGGCCGTCGCCCACGGCTCGGACGGCGTGATGTTCTTCCAGTGGCGGCAGGCGAAGTTCGGGCCGGAGAAGTTCCACTCCGCGATGCTCGGCCACCGCGGCGAGCGCAGCCGCAGCTTCCAGGAGACGAAGACGCTCGGCGCGGAGCTGAAGCTGCTGGAGCCGGTGCGTGGGACGCGCGTGAGGTCCTCGGTGGCGCTGGTGGCCGACTGGGACGCCTGGTGGGGCGTCACCCAGACCGAGTCGATGCCGTCGCAGCGGCTGAACTGGCTCACCGAGGCGCGGGCCTGGCACGCGGCCGCCTTCGCGCTCGGCCAGCCCGTCGATGTCGCCCGCGCGGCCGGGCCGTTCGGCGACCACCGGGTGGTGCTCGTCCCGAACCTCTACGCGGCGACCGCCGAGCAGGCGGAGGCGCTCGGCGCGTTCGTCGCCGCCGGCGGTCACGTCGTCGTCGGACCGTTCTCCGGTGTCGTCGACCACCGGGAGCAGATCCACGATGGCGGAGCCCCGGGCCCACTGCGCGACCTGCTCGGGGTCGAGGTCGACGAGTGGTGGCCGCTGCCCGACGGCGGGCACCGCACGGTCGAGCTCGGCGGGGTCGTGCATCCCACGCGCGTCTGGGGCGAATGGATCGAGGCGGCGGAGGACGCCAAGGTGCTGGCCCGGTTCGCCGACGGCGACCTCGCCGGTCTGCCCGCGCTCACCCGCCGCAGCCACGGCGCCGGAGCGGCCTGGTATCTCGCGGCCGGGCTCGGCGACGAGGGGATGCGCGCCGTGCTCTCCGCGGTGTTCGCCGAGGCCGGAGTCGCCACCCGCGAACCCGACACCGCGCTCGAGATCGTCACCCGCACGGACGGCGGCACCGACTTCACCTTCGTGCTCAACCACGGCAGGGACGCGCGGACCGCTCCGCGCATCCCCGGCGGCACAGACCTGCTCACCGGCTCCGACGCCGGCGCGGGCCTGCCGCTCGGCGCGTTCGGCGTCGCCGTGATCCAGCACCCGACCACTGAGAGGCAAGCATGACCAACCCCTTCGTCCATCCCTACGTGCCGAACACGGCACCCGAGTCGCGGCAGGCCATGCTCGACGCGGTCGGTGCGGCGACCATCGACGAGTTCTACGCCGACGTCCCCGCCGAGCTCCGCCTCGGCCGCGACCTGGACCTGCCGGAGCCGCTCATCGCCGAGCAGGACCTGGTGCGCCATGTGGGCGGCCTGCTTCGCCGCAACCGCGCGGTGGAACCTGGCCGCCTGTTCCTCGGCGCCGGAACGTACAACCACGCGGTCCCCGCGGTGGTGGACGAGGTCATCAACCGCAGCGAATTCCTCACCGCGTACGCGGGCGAGCCGTACGAGGACCACGGCCGGTTCCAGGCGCTTTTCCAGTACCAGTCGCTCATGGGCGAACTGCTGAACTGCGACGTCGTCAATGTACCCACCTATGACGGTTACCAGGCGGCGGCGACCGCCCTGGCCATGGCGACGCGGGTGACCGGGCGCCGCGACATCCTGCTGGTCAGCGACGCCCACCCGGACAAGCTCTCCAAGGTGCGCGACTACGTGAAGCCGATCGCCGACCTCGTCGTCGTGCCCACGGTCGACGGCGTTGCCGACGTACCCGCGGCGGCCGATCTCATCGGCCCGGAAACCGCCGCGGTGTGGGTGGAGACCCCGAGCTTCCACGGCGCGCTCGAGACAGCGGTGGCCGAGCTGGCGGAGGCGGCGCACGCCGTGGGAGCCCTGCTGGTGGCCGGCCTCGACCCGGTCGGTCTCGGCGTCCTCGCCTCCCCCGCCGACCTCGGCGCGGACATCCTGCACGGCGACATCCAGTCGCTCGGCCTGCACCCGTGGTACGGCGGCGCCCACGCCGGCTTCATCGCCGTGGACGACGACCCGCGCCTGGTCATGGAGATGCCATCGCGCCTGTTCGGCCTCGAGTCCACGGACGTGCCCGGCGAGTACGGCTTCGGCGACGTCGCCTACGACCGGACCTCGTTCGCGGTGCGCGAGGAGGGCAAGGAGTGGGTCGGAACGGCCGCCGCCCTGTGGGGCATCGCCGCCGGCGTCCACCTCTCGCTGATGGGGCCGCAGGGCATGGCGGAGCTCGGCGAGACGCTGCTCGCACGCACCGCGTACGCGCAGCACGCGCTCACCGCCCTCCCCGGCGTGACCGTGGCGGACAGCGCGGTGCACCTGCGCGAGTTCGTGCTCGACCTGCGGGATGCCGCGCTCACCGCTCCCGAACTGGTCGACATCCTGCGCGTCCGCGGCTTCGAACCCGGCCTCGCGCTCGACGAGGCCCGCCTGCTCGTGTGCGTCACAGAGCAGAACACCCAGAACGACATCGACGACCTGGCCGCCGCGTTCGGCGCCGCTCTGAAGGAGAACGCCCGATGACCCTCCCCATCGCCCCCAAGCCCGCGCTGCGCCGGTTCCACCAGGCGCGCTGGGACGAGCCGATCGTCTTCGAGCTGCACACCCCCGGCGAGCGCGGTGTCGTGCCGTCGCAGACGGAGGACGGCGTCCGCTCCGTCGTCGGCGACGTCGTCGCCGATCTGCCGGCGTCGCTGCGCCGCTCCGCACCGCCCGCGCTCCCCGAGATCGGCCAGATGCGCGTGCTCAAGCACTATCTCCGCCTCAGCCAGGAGAACCTGGGCGCCGACCTGAACGTCGACGTCGGCCAGGGCACCTGCACGATGAAGTACGCCCCGAAGGTGAACGAGGCGATCATCCGCACACCCGACCTCACCGACCTGCACCCGCTGCAGGATCCGGAGTCGGCGCAGGGCGCGCTGGAGATCATCTGGCGCACCGAGCGGATGCTCGCCGAGATCTCGGGCATGAGCCGTGTCTCCCTTCAGACCGGCGGCGGTTCGGAGGCGATCTGGGCCAACATCTCGATGATCCGCGCCTACCATGCCTCCCGCGGCGAGGGCGAGCAACGGGACGAGGTGATCACCACGATCTTCTCGCACCCGTCCAACGCGGCCGCGGCCAAGATGGCCGGCTACACGGTCATCACGGTCTTCCCGGACGCCGACGGGTACCCCGACGTGGAGGCGCTGCGTGCCGCCATCTCGCCGCGCACCGCCGCGATCATGGTGACGAACCCCGAGGACACCGGCATCTACAATCCGCGGATCCGAG
It encodes the following:
- a CDS encoding carbohydrate ABC transporter permease; protein product: MIRALRHTPAYVLLAAGALLSVVPFLWMLTASTHTTSELFARPLPILPGGELWANLTRLQEQTGFGQVMLNSLLIAVIYTVFSSAVSVLAGYGLAKFRFRGRGILLVVVLGTMMIPMQVLLVPLFQMMASLGWIDTYQAVILPFLANAFGIFLMRQAFLDFPDTIVEAARIDGAGELRTFYRVVLPVARPQIAALVIYTFVSQWNAFIWPLLMLNTEDKYTIPVALNTMIGLSRVDYSGLMLGSLLATLPLLVLFLVFQKQFVSGLLGGAVKG
- the gcvPA gene encoding aminomethyl-transferring glycine dehydrogenase subunit GcvPA, with amino-acid sequence MTNPFVHPYVPNTAPESRQAMLDAVGAATIDEFYADVPAELRLGRDLDLPEPLIAEQDLVRHVGGLLRRNRAVEPGRLFLGAGTYNHAVPAVVDEVINRSEFLTAYAGEPYEDHGRFQALFQYQSLMGELLNCDVVNVPTYDGYQAAATALAMATRVTGRRDILLVSDAHPDKLSKVRDYVKPIADLVVVPTVDGVADVPAAADLIGPETAAVWVETPSFHGALETAVAELAEAAHAVGALLVAGLDPVGLGVLASPADLGADILHGDIQSLGLHPWYGGAHAGFIAVDDDPRLVMEMPSRLFGLESTDVPGEYGFGDVAYDRTSFAVREEGKEWVGTAAALWGIAAGVHLSLMGPQGMAELGETLLARTAYAQHALTALPGVTVADSAVHLREFVLDLRDAALTAPELVDILRVRGFEPGLALDEARLLVCVTEQNTQNDIDDLAAAFGAALKENAR
- a CDS encoding beta-galactosidase; translated protein: MTIPAPRSIRLDALAYGGDYNPDQWSEDVWAEDVRLMVEAGVNIVTLPVFSWPLLEPEPGRWDFAGLDRIIDLLWANGIAVDLATATATPPAWLVREHPEVLPWNADGVRLEFGSRQSYCPSSPIYRRAALRLTRALAERYGEHPALALWHVSNEYGDHVARCWCPESARHFRRWLEARYGDIAGLNAAWGTSCWGQNYLSFDQIEPPRTATGPINPAQVVDFERFSSDALLELFRAEVDVLREVTPEIAVTTNFMSLFRELDYWDFADAEDLVTDDAYPDPADPIAHVGAALNYGLMRSLKDGRPWLLLEQAPSAVSWRDVNVPKAPGQMRLGSLQAVAHGSDGVMFFQWRQAKFGPEKFHSAMLGHRGERSRSFQETKTLGAELKLLEPVRGTRVRSSVALVADWDAWWGVTQTESMPSQRLNWLTEARAWHAAAFALGQPVDVARAAGPFGDHRVVLVPNLYAATAEQAEALGAFVAAGGHVVVGPFSGVVDHREQIHDGGAPGPLRDLLGVEVDEWWPLPDGGHRTVELGGVVHPTRVWGEWIEAAEDAKVLARFADGDLAGLPALTRRSHGAGAAWYLAAGLGDEGMRAVLSAVFAEAGVATREPDTALEIVTRTDGGTDFTFVLNHGRDARTAPRIPGGTDLLTGSDAGAGLPLGAFGVAVIQHPTTERQA
- a CDS encoding GntR family transcriptional regulator — its product is MAIERKNLRSQVREELLARMRAGEVRPGESINEVALAAELGVSRTPLREALIALESEGQIESENGKGFRFVPLSAREFEELCPIIVTLEGLALDLSPADELAELGRRLSELAAAFSDDLAQHAVVNRKDDEWHNLMLSACPNQKLLEQIAQVRSAIHRYESLLVGEDVLVERSAEEHAAIAQHLAEGDVPAAKAALSENWTNGMRRLLADAGIKWERLA
- a CDS encoding extracellular solute-binding protein; this encodes MKRLRIIAPLTAAVLALTGCAMAGNAGSGPATLDPSAKPEGSITVWSWDAAATSLKRLAAEYQSAHPGTTVKVVDVGYDNAYDKLSVGLQAGTGLPDVVTMETDHTPGYLSQFPKGFVDLTPIVGSKKADFDPSKWAASTDKTGAIRAVPWDSGTVGLFYRSDYLQKAGVDPASLGTWDELVSAGERIKTATGHTLITADVATGGLFQMLLQQQGQGLFDAKGDITVATPQAVAALRLEKELNDKGLLKNVKGWDARVTSAKNGDSAVTPEAVWWIATLTGEAAELSGKYGVIELPAFADGGARTSNNGGSGLAVPAQSKNPQLAASFVAFALADSGNQVSMMEKDGLFPSYLPALKDPFFSTPDPYFGGQKVYTLFAEQTAKIPAITYTADNAKASDIVGAAVSASVLGGKDPEAALQDAAKQIATATGRSIAG
- a CDS encoding carbohydrate ABC transporter permease, with protein sequence MTTATVPTERTRSADPAPRTGRGAARARKLALHIVLLAGGIAMVFPFLWMLLTSFKPLPQLLNDPLSFWPKPFTLQNYVDAWNDVPFGTAYWNTIYIAVLVVVGTLITAAMAGYAFARIPFRGSRVLFVVFLATQMIPMQVTLIPFYFLMAKLGWVDSHLALIVPAALANPFAVFLMRQFVLSLPKELEEAAIVDGAGRWRIFWSIILPNLRPGLGALAIIVALSTWNNFLLPLVILNSQELFTVPLLLQSFRGQFGSVNYGLIMAASAIATIPMLIAFVIGQRRIIGSMAASGLGGR
- a CDS encoding sugar ABC transporter permease is translated as MVAVDTAARRRTAPAGRPRSLERRLQRPGLWFALPAAALFAIFFAYPLVVSLWQSFFSTRAGELHWVGLDQYARLFQDPLVATSLGNAFLILVVQVPLMIGIALVLAYTLNQTWLRFRSGFRLLYFLPAVTTLVAYSVVFRVLLTTDGGAVNQLLGLVGIAPVDWLDSEVWARVALIASITWRWTGYNMVILLAGLQSIPAEQYEAARIDGAGRWATFAHVVVPQLRPAIVFTTVTSTIGALQLFDENVILTGGGPNNATLTPVLYLYKVGFQQFDPGYASAIAWLLVLITGIVSIIQFRLLREKK